AGCTGAAGAGGAGTGAGTGCTTTTGAAGGACAAATAACAGATGACAAAGGTAGAGAACTATAAGGAActgaccaccaccaccagcctGCACTGGCCTGACCATCAGGGCAGTTCTGTGCTGCGCTGTTACATCACCTAGTTAATAAGGgcaaaaagctgtttttttttttcactacaaAGCCAAGAATACGCTGCTGATGAAGACATAATAAGGCCTCAATAGTTGATAGTTGCAAGTATAAACAAATGGGTACAACCCAATATCCACAACTCGTGTGGACTATGCCTGCTGACTTATGAATTTTGTTATGCTTATCAGGAACAAGCAGAGACAGGGCCAAGAGGAGTAGGGGACTCAAGAACTTGTCCCTGGAGGTGCTAGCTAGAATTTCCTCCTGCACATCAGCTTCCCCAGGCCCCTCTTCATGTctttgttcctcaggctgtagataaaaGGGTTTTGCATGGAGGACAAAATGGTGTAGCCAATTGTTGCCACCTGGTCCCTGACCATGTAGCTAGAAAAGGGCTGTAAGTAGACATAGAAGATACTTCCATAAAAGATGGTCACTACGGTGAAGTGAGAACCACAAGTGGAGAAGGCTTTGCATTTTCCAGCAGCTGAGGGAATTTTGAGAACTGCAATAAGGATTCCTatataagagaaagaaatgcATAGAAAGGGAGTCACTAAAACAACCActtcttctgtttttattgtgATATCTTTGACAAATGTGGAAGAGCAAGACAATTTCAGGAGAGGGTTGATGTCACAGAGGAAGTGCTGGATAACATTGGAGTCACAGAAGGTGAGAAGATTCAGCAGAAGTATATGCAGGAGGGAGTGAAGGTGAGGAAatgagcagcagaaggccaacaGCAGGAAGCAGTGATGATGGCTCATGATTGTAACATAGTGGAAAGGGTTACAGATGGCTATAAAGCGGTCAATGGCCATGGCTGCCAGAAGGCAACTGTCAGTGTTGCCAAAAGCATAGAGAAAATACATCTGTGTCAGACATCCAGCATAGGAGATGGTCTTCTTAGTGGACAAGaagttcaccagcattttgggAACAATGGTAGTTGTGAAGCAAAtgtcagtgaaagacaggaaactcaagaagaaatacatGGATGTCTGGAGCTGGGGATCAGAGTGGATGGCCAGAATGATGAGCAGGTTTCCTGTTATGGTGATGAGGTACATGGTGAGGAA
The sequence above is drawn from the Elephas maximus indicus isolate mEleMax1 chromosome 9, mEleMax1 primary haplotype, whole genome shotgun sequence genome and encodes:
- the LOC126083079 gene encoding olfactory receptor 1L8-like, with protein sequence MERVNQTTSVSEFILLGLSSRPEDQKPLFVLFLTMYLITITGNLLIILAIHSDPQLQTSMYFFLSFLSFTDICFTTTIVPKMLVNFLSTKKTISYAGCLTQMYFLYAFGNTDSCLLAAMAIDRFIAICNPFHYVTIMSHHHCFLLLAFCCSFPHLHSLLHILLLNLLTFCDSNVIQHFLCDINPLLKLSCSSTFVKDITIKTEEVVVLVTPFLCISFSYIGILIAVLKIPSAAGKCKAFSTCGSHFTVVTIFYGSIFYVYLQPFSSYMVRDQVATIGYTILSSMQNPFIYSLRNKDMKRGLGKLMCRRKF